In a single window of the Phaeobacter sp. G2 genome:
- the ribB gene encoding 3,4-dihydroxy-2-butanone-4-phosphate synthase → MSFETPGPVEARLRAAISPIEDIIEEARAGRMFILVDHEDRENEGDLVIPAQAADAEAINFMATHGRGLICLTLPAERIDELGLPMMAMHNSSRHETAFTVSIEAREGVTTGISAADRALTVATAIDPEKTAADIATPGHVFPLRARRGGVLMRAGHTEAGCDVARLAGHYPSSVICEIMNEDGTMARLPDLVDYAKTHGLKIGTISDLITYRSRNDNLVVETSSSTVTSEFGGEWNMRIFTDQTHGVEHVVLTKGDLTSGGPVLTRTHALHEASDILGLGPKPVRELPRAMELIAEEGRGVVCLFREPRHALYAPEDEGPRTIKQTGLGAQILSELGLNELELLTDSPATTYLGLDAYGLSIVGTRPILKES, encoded by the coding sequence ATGAGCTTTGAAACACCGGGGCCGGTCGAGGCCCGTTTGCGCGCGGCGATCAGCCCGATTGAAGACATCATCGAAGAGGCCCGCGCGGGCCGGATGTTCATTCTGGTGGACCATGAGGACCGCGAAAACGAAGGCGACCTGGTGATCCCAGCGCAGGCTGCCGACGCAGAGGCGATCAACTTTATGGCCACCCATGGCCGCGGATTGATCTGCCTGACCCTGCCTGCCGAGCGCATTGACGAACTGGGCCTGCCAATGATGGCGATGCATAATTCTTCGCGCCACGAGACGGCCTTTACTGTCTCGATCGAAGCCCGCGAAGGCGTGACCACTGGTATCTCGGCCGCCGACCGGGCGCTCACCGTGGCGACGGCCATTGACCCAGAAAAAACCGCTGCAGATATCGCCACGCCGGGACATGTGTTTCCACTGCGGGCGCGGCGCGGCGGCGTGTTGATGCGGGCAGGCCATACTGAGGCCGGCTGCGATGTGGCGCGTCTTGCCGGGCATTACCCCTCGTCGGTGATTTGCGAGATCATGAACGAAGACGGCACCATGGCGCGTCTGCCGGATCTGGTGGATTATGCCAAAACCCATGGGCTGAAGATCGGCACCATCTCGGACCTGATCACCTATCGCTCACGCAACGACAATTTGGTGGTGGAAACCAGCAGCAGTACCGTGACCTCCGAGTTCGGCGGCGAATGGAACATGCGCATCTTCACCGATCAGACCCACGGCGTCGAACATGTGGTGCTGACCAAGGGGGATCTCACCTCCGGTGGCCCCGTGCTGACCCGCACCCATGCCCTGCACGAGGCCTCCGACATCCTTGGACTTGGCCCCAAGCCGGTGCGTGAACTGCCCCGCGCGATGGAGCTGATCGCCGAAGAAGGACGCGGTGTTGTCTGTCTGTTCCGCGAGCCGCGCCATGCGCTTTATGCGCCCGAAGACGAAGGCCCGCGTACCATCAAACAGACCGGACTGGGGGCGCAGATCCTGTCAGAGCTGGGTCTGAATGAGCTGGAGCTGTTGACGGATTCCCCCGCCACCACCTATCTGGGTCTCGATGCCTATGGGCTGTCCATTGTTGGCACCCGCCCCATTCTAAAGGAGTCCTGA
- a CDS encoding DUF4166 domain-containing protein produces MSDAFGRIIAAQGLAVPATVARFHGAGSGRYRGRADITSGNLLARLIVRLAGFPAPGRDVDFEISTTPQGEGHIWTRRFGTRKTRSYLRYDSRHACAVEQFGPVAIRMEVQMQGEVLAVQVLGASFLGLPLPRLLTPKSASSEFQTPDGGFGFDISASLPLIGLLIRYQGSFDVPELR; encoded by the coding sequence ATGAGCGACGCTTTTGGCCGCATTATTGCAGCGCAGGGATTGGCCGTGCCTGCGACAGTGGCGCGGTTTCATGGTGCGGGATCTGGCCGCTACAGGGGACGGGCTGATATCACATCGGGCAACCTGCTGGCACGGCTGATTGTCCGGCTTGCCGGCTTTCCTGCACCGGGACGCGACGTGGATTTTGAAATCTCCACAACCCCGCAGGGAGAAGGTCATATTTGGACGCGGCGCTTTGGCACCCGTAAAACCCGCTCCTACCTGAGGTATGACAGCAGGCATGCCTGCGCGGTAGAACAGTTCGGCCCAGTTGCGATCCGAATGGAGGTGCAGATGCAAGGCGAGGTGCTGGCCGTCCAGGTGCTGGGGGCCAGCTTTCTGGGCCTGCCACTGCCGCGCCTGTTGACCCCGAAATCTGCCTCATCAGAGTTTCAAACGCCGGATGGTGGGTTTGGCTTTGATATCTCCGCCAGTCTGCCGTTGATTGGGTTGCTGATCCGCTACCAAGGCAGTTTTGACGTGCCGGAGCTGCGTTAA
- a CDS encoding riboflavin synthase yields the protein MFTGIVTDIGTIAQLDQQGDLRARIATHYDTSGIDLGASIASDGVCLTVIELGSDWYDVQISAETVSKTNIAAWGVGKRVNLERALKVGDELGGHIVSGHVDGVAEVVELRDEGDSTRVTLRAPKELARFIAPKGSVALNGTSLTVNDVQGCDFGINFIPHTKEVTTWGDVKLGDQVNLEIDTLARYVARLHEAG from the coding sequence ATGTTCACCGGTATCGTCACTGACATTGGAACCATTGCCCAGCTGGATCAGCAGGGGGATCTGCGGGCGCGGATTGCCACTCATTATGATACTTCAGGTATCGATCTGGGCGCTTCGATTGCCTCGGATGGGGTCTGCCTCACGGTGATTGAACTGGGCTCTGATTGGTATGATGTGCAGATCTCTGCCGAAACCGTGTCAAAGACAAATATAGCTGCCTGGGGCGTCGGCAAACGGGTCAACCTGGAACGGGCTCTCAAGGTCGGCGATGAGCTGGGCGGACATATTGTTTCAGGCCATGTGGACGGGGTTGCCGAGGTGGTGGAGCTGCGCGACGAGGGCGACAGCACCCGCGTGACCCTGCGCGCCCCCAAAGAGCTGGCGCGTTTTATCGCCCCGAAAGGATCTGTCGCCCTGAACGGCACGTCGCTGACGGTGAACGATGTGCAGGGCTGTGATTTTGGTATCAACTTCATCCCCCATACCAAAGAGGTCACCACCTGGGGGGATGTAAAACTGGGCGATCAGGTCAACCTTGAGATCGACACCCTGGCGCGCTACGTGGCGCGGCTGCACGAAGCAGGCTGA
- a CDS encoding polysaccharide biosynthesis/export family protein: MKNVPLSWVRPVAILAALTLAASCGLPKVGPNKRQIFAGSVQKQGDAFVVSVNDRVTRATAVVPALGFSNGFINAGRLTSDTIRPGDVLGLTIWENVDDGLLANEASNATALEEVQVDSAGYIFVPYAGRLRASGNTPEQLREEITKKLEDQTPDPQVQVRRVAGDGSTVSLTGAVGGQGVYAIERPTRTLSTMLARAGGVAIEPEIAQITVIRGGEQGKIWFQDLFNHPELDIALRGGDRILVEADSRSFTALGATSAQARVPFESQDLSALEAIAQVGGLISTTSDPTGVFIFRNEPAEIANQVLGRDDLVGAQRMVYVLNLTQPNGLFIARDFVVRDEDTLYVTEAPYAQWTKTISLLASPLTPLASVETLFGG; this comes from the coding sequence GTGAAAAACGTCCCCCTCTCCTGGGTGCGGCCCGTGGCGATTCTCGCTGCATTGACGCTTGCGGCGTCTTGCGGCTTGCCTAAAGTTGGCCCCAACAAACGCCAGATCTTTGCCGGATCGGTGCAAAAGCAAGGCGACGCCTTTGTCGTCTCCGTCAATGATCGCGTCACCCGCGCCACCGCTGTGGTTCCGGCGCTTGGCTTTTCCAACGGTTTTATCAATGCCGGGCGCCTGACCTCGGATACCATTCGTCCCGGCGATGTCTTGGGGCTGACGATCTGGGAAAACGTCGATGATGGGCTGTTGGCTAATGAGGCCAGCAATGCCACCGCGCTCGAGGAAGTTCAGGTCGACAGCGCCGGCTATATCTTTGTGCCCTATGCCGGGCGCTTGCGCGCCTCTGGCAACACCCCAGAGCAGCTGCGCGAAGAAATCACCAAAAAGCTGGAAGATCAAACCCCAGATCCGCAGGTACAGGTGCGCCGTGTGGCCGGGGATGGCTCCACCGTCAGCCTGACGGGCGCCGTGGGCGGCCAGGGCGTCTATGCCATCGAGCGTCCGACCCGGACTCTGTCCACCATGCTGGCCCGGGCCGGCGGTGTGGCTATTGAGCCCGAAATTGCCCAGATCACCGTGATCCGGGGCGGCGAACAAGGCAAGATCTGGTTCCAGGATTTGTTTAACCACCCCGAGCTGGACATCGCCCTGCGCGGCGGCGACCGCATTCTGGTCGAAGCCGACAGCCGCTCCTTTACTGCCCTTGGGGCCACCAGTGCCCAGGCGCGGGTACCGTTTGAAAGCCAGGACCTGTCCGCGCTGGAGGCGATCGCACAGGTTGGCGGCCTGATTTCCACCACCTCTGATCCCACCGGGGTATTCATCTTCCGCAACGAACCGGCAGAGATTGCCAATCAGGTTCTGGGGCGCGACGATCTGGTTGGCGCCCAGCGGATGGTTTATGTATTGAACCTGACCCAGCCCAACGGATTGTTCATCGCCCGTGACTTTGTGGTGCGTGACGAAGACACGCTTTATGTCACCGAAGCGCCCTATGCACAGTGGACCAAGACAATTTCGCTGCTGGCCAGCCCGCTGACACCGCTCGCCAGTGTTGAGACGCTGTTTGGCGGCTGA
- a CDS encoding secondary thiamine-phosphate synthase enzyme YjbQ gives MQKQFQIATHGPGLYEVTREVRGWLAEVGCAQGLLTLFVRHTSCSLLIQENADPEVQDDLQAFFSRLVPPSTDPAMAYLRHTYEGPDDMPAHIKAALLPVSLSIPISGGALALGTWQGIYLFEHRDAPHRRQILAHISG, from the coding sequence ATGCAGAAACAGTTTCAAATCGCCACCCATGGGCCGGGACTTTATGAGGTCACGCGCGAGGTGCGGGGCTGGCTGGCAGAGGTGGGGTGTGCGCAGGGGCTGCTTACCCTGTTTGTGCGCCACACCTCTTGTTCGCTGTTGATACAGGAAAATGCCGACCCAGAGGTGCAGGACGACCTGCAGGCCTTCTTTTCGCGCCTGGTTCCGCCCTCGACCGATCCTGCGATGGCCTATCTGCGTCACACCTACGAGGGGCCGGATGACATGCCGGCGCATATCAAGGCAGCTTTGCTCCCGGTTAGCCTGTCGATCCCCATTTCTGGTGGCGCCCTGGCCCTGGGAACCTGGCAGGGGATCTATCTGTTTGAACATCGTGACGCACCGCACAGGCGTCAAATCCTGGCCCATATCAGCGGCTGA
- the nrdR gene encoding transcriptional regulator NrdR, giving the protein MRCPFCGNIDTQVKDSRPAEDHVSIRRRRFCPACGGRFTTYERVQLRDLVVVKTNGKREDFDRDKLERSIRISMQKRPIDPERIDQMISGIVRRLESMGETDISSSKIGEIVMEALARIDTVAYVRFASVYKNFQAADDFEDFVHELRPHTPKEE; this is encoded by the coding sequence ATGCGCTGTCCGTTTTGCGGGAATATCGATACTCAGGTGAAGGATTCACGCCCCGCCGAGGATCACGTTTCAATCCGTCGACGTCGGTTTTGCCCCGCATGTGGTGGCCGTTTCACCACCTATGAGCGGGTGCAGCTGCGCGACCTGGTGGTGGTGAAAACCAACGGCAAGCGCGAGGATTTTGATCGCGACAAGCTGGAACGCTCGATTCGCATTTCGATGCAAAAGCGCCCCATCGATCCCGAACGTATTGATCAGATGATTTCGGGTATTGTGCGACGGCTGGAAAGCATGGGGGAGACGGATATCTCCTCCAGCAAGATCGGCGAGATCGTGATGGAGGCGCTGGCCCGGATCGACACCGTGGCCTATGTGCGCTTTGCCAGTGTCTACAAGAACTTCCAGGCGGCAGATGATTTTGAGGACTTTGTCCACGAACTGCGCCCCCACACCCCCAAGGAAGAGTAA
- the nusB gene encoding transcription antitermination factor NusB gives MTHSDSAPKGNGKTQMKSAARLYAVQALFQMEHSDLSFDKVIAEFENHRFGAVYDDAEMAEGDTGLFRKLLKDAVNFQAAIDQMTDRALVAKWPIARIDPTLRALFRAAGAEFTQSNTPPKVVINEFVDIARAFFPEGKEPKFVNAVLDHMAREAKPEVF, from the coding sequence ATGACCCATTCGGACAGCGCCCCTAAGGGCAATGGCAAGACCCAGATGAAATCCGCCGCCCGGCTTTATGCGGTGCAGGCGCTGTTTCAGATGGAACACAGCGATCTGAGCTTTGACAAGGTGATTGCTGAATTTGAAAACCACCGCTTTGGCGCTGTTTATGACGACGCAGAGATGGCCGAGGGCGATACCGGCCTGTTCCGCAAGCTGTTGAAAGATGCCGTGAACTTTCAGGCCGCTATTGACCAGATGACAGACCGGGCGCTGGTGGCGAAATGGCCGATTGCTCGCATTGATCCGACGCTGCGGGCGCTGTTCCGTGCTGCCGGTGCTGAATTCACCCAGTCCAATACGCCCCCCAAAGTGGTGATCAACGAGTTTGTCGATATCGCCCGCGCCTTCTTTCCCGAAGGCAAAGAGCCCAAGTTTGTGAATGCGGTGCTGGACCATATGGCGCGCGAGGCAAAACCGGAAGTCTTTTGA
- a CDS encoding 6,7-dimethyl-8-ribityllumazine synthase — translation MAGQEQHYIMPRAVFDKPVKLAIVMSPYYKDIADNMLAGAKAEIEAAGGSYEVVEVPGALEIPTAIAIADRSSNFDGFVALGCVIRGETTHYDTVCNDSSRAIQLLGLQGLCIGNGILTVENRKQAEVRADPADQNKGGGAAAAALHLIALTRKWGAQTKGVGFKAPSEAIQLAGTGNGPRTA, via the coding sequence ATGGCCGGACAGGAACAGCACTACATCATGCCACGCGCGGTTTTTGACAAACCGGTCAAGCTGGCCATCGTGATGTCGCCCTACTACAAGGATATCGCTGACAATATGCTGGCCGGTGCCAAGGCTGAGATCGAGGCTGCAGGCGGTTCTTATGAGGTGGTCGAAGTGCCCGGCGCGCTGGAGATCCCTACCGCGATTGCCATTGCCGACCGCAGCTCCAACTTTGACGGATTTGTTGCGCTGGGCTGTGTTATTCGCGGCGAAACCACCCATTATGACACGGTCTGCAACGACAGCAGCCGCGCAATCCAGCTGCTGGGCCTGCAGGGGCTGTGCATTGGCAATGGTATCCTTACCGTGGAGAACCGCAAACAGGCCGAAGTGCGCGCAGATCCGGCAGATCAAAACAAGGGCGGCGGCGCTGCTGCTGCGGCCTTGCATCTTATTGCACTGACGCGTAAATGGGGCGCCCAGACCAAGGGAGTCGGCTTTAAGGCGCCTTCCGAAGCCATTCAGCTGGCTGGCACAGGAAACGGACCCCGCACAGCATGA
- a CDS encoding DCC1-like thiol-disulfide oxidoreductase family protein, whose amino-acid sequence MTGDLIVFDGECVLCSRFFQFMLRHDRTQRFSFATAQSALGQRLYREQGLPVDDFETNLVFVEGRCYQRLDAFAAAMGALPGIWPVLGLCRFLPKVVKDPLYHAVARNRYRLFGRTATCMVPSPEVKARFLDWIPAQPEEHA is encoded by the coding sequence ATGACGGGAGACCTCATCGTCTTTGATGGCGAATGTGTGCTGTGCTCGCGGTTCTTTCAGTTCATGCTGCGCCATGACAGGACGCAGCGGTTCTCCTTTGCGACGGCGCAGTCGGCACTGGGGCAGCGGCTCTACCGCGAACAGGGGCTGCCGGTGGATGATTTTGAAACCAACCTGGTCTTTGTCGAGGGCCGTTGCTACCAGCGGCTGGATGCCTTTGCCGCTGCAATGGGTGCCCTTCCGGGGATATGGCCTGTTCTGGGGCTGTGCCGCTTTTTACCCAAGGTGGTGAAAGATCCGCTCTATCATGCTGTTGCGCGCAATCGCTATCGTCTCTTTGGCCGCACCGCGACCTGCATGGTGCCCAGCCCAGAGGTAAAGGCCCGGTTTCTGGATTGGATCCCTGCACAGCCGGAAGAGCATGCATGA
- a CDS encoding capsular biosynthesis protein, with protein MQHTSAVQPVFLFLQGPHGPFFNALGRMLRTAGCSVWRIGFNAGDQVFWRDKAQYLPFRGALADWKGFFEQTCQDKNVTDIVLYGDTRPIHAQAVATAQALGLRVHVFEEGYLRPYWVTYERDGSNGNSRLMRTDVTEMQAALELSDMEAPLPPSHWGDMRQHVFYGALYHWFVMFWNRKYRNFQPHRAIPVTREFQLYLKRLLLMPLQALERRLATWRIRNGGFPYHLALLQLEHDSSFQMHSPFDSMSSFLAEVISGFAAGAPRHHHLVIKAHPLEDGRSPIRRELRRLAREHGILDRVHYVRGGKLAELLNEARTAVTVNSTAGQQVLWRGIPLKVFGAAVYDKDAFTSAQPLSQFFAAPARPDNRAYKDYRRYLLETSQVPGGFYSRSGRRQLLRHVVDMMLSSHDPYDALRHGTAAPRQQLSVVH; from the coding sequence ATGCAACACACCAGCGCTGTCCAACCCGTCTTTCTGTTCCTTCAGGGACCCCATGGGCCGTTCTTCAACGCCTTGGGGCGGATGTTGCGCACTGCAGGCTGCAGCGTTTGGCGCATCGGTTTCAACGCCGGCGATCAGGTCTTTTGGCGCGACAAGGCACAGTATCTGCCCTTTCGCGGCGCCCTTGCGGATTGGAAAGGTTTTTTTGAGCAAACCTGCCAGGACAAAAACGTCACCGATATTGTCCTGTATGGCGACACTCGGCCCATCCATGCGCAGGCGGTCGCAACGGCGCAGGCCCTGGGGTTGCGGGTGCATGTGTTTGAAGAGGGATATCTGCGCCCCTATTGGGTCACCTACGAACGGGATGGCTCCAATGGCAATTCACGGCTGATGCGGACAGATGTGACTGAGATGCAGGCTGCTTTGGAGCTCTCGGATATGGAAGCGCCGCTGCCACCCTCCCATTGGGGCGATATGCGGCAGCATGTATTCTACGGCGCGCTGTATCATTGGTTTGTCATGTTCTGGAACCGCAAGTACCGCAACTTTCAGCCCCATCGCGCGATCCCTGTTACCCGCGAGTTTCAGCTATACCTCAAACGCTTGCTGCTGATGCCCCTTCAGGCGCTGGAGCGTCGGCTCGCCACCTGGCGCATTCGCAACGGTGGCTTTCCCTATCACCTGGCGCTGTTGCAATTGGAACATGACAGCTCGTTTCAGATGCATTCCCCCTTTGACAGTATGTCCAGCTTTTTGGCCGAGGTAATTTCAGGATTTGCCGCGGGTGCCCCCCGCCACCACCATTTGGTGATCAAGGCTCATCCGCTGGAGGATGGCCGCAGCCCGATCCGTCGTGAATTGCGACGCCTTGCCCGTGAGCATGGTATTCTGGACCGCGTGCATTATGTGCGCGGCGGCAAACTGGCAGAGCTGCTGAATGAGGCCCGCACCGCCGTTACGGTAAATTCCACCGCCGGACAGCAGGTGCTGTGGCGCGGCATCCCGCTCAAGGTCTTTGGCGCTGCAGTCTACGACAAAGACGCCTTCACCTCGGCGCAGCCTCTGTCCCAGTTCTTTGCCGCACCAGCCCGCCCGGACAACCGCGCCTATAAGGACTACCGGCGCTACCTGCTGGAAACCTCGCAGGTTCCAGGCGGGTTTTATTCCCGTTCAGGGCGGCGCCAATTGCTGCGTCATGTAGTTGATATGATGCTGTCATCCCATGATCCCTATGATGCGCTGCGCCACGGCACAGCGGCTCCGCGGCAACAGTTATCGGTGGTCCACTGA
- a CDS encoding capsular polysaccharide biosynthesis protein, whose amino-acid sequence MTGTTAISKAGGSGSRLFVYNGGFVTQSRLRRILGLAGYNLRLGLPQQNDLVGIWGNSPTAHRGRAVAAKYGADLLHVEDAFLRSIHPGRASGEPPLGLLLDRRGAHFDPAQPSDLEELLATHPLDDSNMMRRARNAIGRLQDAHLSKYNAFLPSAPLPDPGYVLVVDQLRGDASVTASKADRARFCEMLVFAQQEHPGARILIKTHPETRAGHRPGHFTDKDAQGRVEMFSDAVSPWGLLEGAIAVYTVSSQLGFEAILAGHKPRVFGQPFYAGWGLTEDEDPVARRQRKLTRPQLFSAAMFLYPTWYDPYTDRLCELERVIDTLEAGIRAWRQDRAGWVASGMRLWKRKPLQGFFGQTRKLKFTEDPEEAHKSGRNWMVWASKAGAKTHAGATRVEDGFLRSRGLGADLVPPMSLVLDRQGIYYDPRQPSDLDDLITQRADLGPAEALRVEALIQQLIRHSLSKYNLSGEPPALPEGHRILVPGQVEDDASIKAGCGRIKSNLALLRATRKANPKAVIIYKPHPDVEAGLRPGSLPETGVPENLADVVASNCDPMALLDEVQEVWTMTSLLGFEALLRGAKVTTLGLPFYAGWGLTTDKRTAPPWRSARPDLLGLAHAVLIDYPRYYDPITQRPCPPEVVVERLISGQLPRPSLRNRSLSKLQGLFATYAPLWRRG is encoded by the coding sequence ATGACCGGCACAACAGCCATATCAAAAGCCGGGGGCTCAGGCTCCCGGCTTTTTGTTTACAATGGGGGCTTTGTCACCCAATCACGGCTGCGCCGGATCCTTGGTCTGGCTGGGTATAATCTCCGTCTCGGGCTGCCGCAGCAAAACGATCTGGTGGGCATCTGGGGCAACTCTCCCACCGCCCATCGTGGCCGCGCTGTCGCCGCCAAATACGGCGCGGACCTGCTACATGTCGAAGACGCCTTTTTGCGCTCCATCCATCCCGGTCGCGCCTCAGGAGAGCCGCCCCTGGGGCTGCTTCTGGACCGCCGGGGCGCGCATTTCGACCCCGCGCAACCCTCTGATCTGGAAGAGCTGCTGGCAACCCATCCGCTGGATGACAGCAATATGATGCGCCGCGCCCGCAATGCCATTGGCCGCTTGCAGGACGCACATCTGAGCAAATACAACGCCTTCCTGCCCAGTGCGCCGCTGCCGGATCCCGGCTATGTGCTGGTGGTGGACCAGCTGCGCGGCGACGCCTCTGTCACCGCCTCCAAAGCCGACCGCGCCCGGTTTTGCGAGATGCTGGTCTTTGCCCAGCAGGAACACCCCGGCGCCCGCATTCTGATCAAGACCCACCCGGAAACCCGCGCCGGCCACCGGCCTGGGCATTTCACCGACAAAGACGCGCAGGGCCGGGTCGAGATGTTCAGCGATGCGGTCTCTCCCTGGGGGCTGCTGGAAGGGGCCATTGCGGTCTATACCGTGTCTTCGCAGCTGGGGTTTGAGGCCATTCTGGCCGGTCACAAGCCGCGCGTCTTTGGCCAGCCCTTCTATGCCGGCTGGGGCTTGACCGAAGACGAAGACCCGGTGGCGCGGCGACAGCGTAAACTCACCCGCCCACAGTTGTTTTCGGCGGCGATGTTTCTCTATCCCACCTGGTATGACCCCTACACTGACCGCCTGTGCGAGCTGGAGCGGGTCATTGACACCCTGGAAGCCGGCATCCGCGCCTGGCGTCAGGATCGGGCCGGCTGGGTGGCCTCTGGCATGCGGTTGTGGAAACGCAAACCGCTGCAGGGGTTCTTTGGTCAGACCCGGAAGTTGAAATTCACCGAAGATCCAGAAGAGGCCCACAAGAGTGGGCGCAATTGGATGGTCTGGGCCAGCAAGGCCGGGGCCAAGACCCATGCAGGCGCCACCCGCGTCGAAGACGGGTTCCTGCGCTCCCGCGGATTGGGCGCCGATCTGGTGCCGCCGATGTCGCTGGTGCTGGACCGCCAGGGCATCTACTACGACCCCCGGCAGCCGTCGGATCTGGATGATCTGATCACCCAGCGCGCTGATCTCGGCCCCGCCGAGGCCCTGCGTGTGGAGGCGCTGATTCAGCAGCTGATCCGCCACAGCCTGTCGAAATACAACCTCTCGGGCGAGCCCCCCGCTCTCCCCGAGGGCCATCGCATCCTGGTCCCCGGGCAGGTCGAGGACGACGCCTCGATCAAAGCCGGATGTGGGCGGATCAAGAGCAATCTGGCCTTGCTGCGCGCCACCCGCAAAGCCAACCCAAAGGCGGTGATCATCTACAAACCCCACCCGGACGTCGAAGCCGGGCTACGCCCTGGCAGCCTGCCAGAAACCGGGGTTCCAGAGAACCTGGCGGATGTCGTCGCCAGCAACTGTGATCCCATGGCGCTGCTGGATGAGGTCCAGGAGGTCTGGACCATGACCTCGCTTTTAGGGTTTGAGGCGCTGTTACGCGGTGCCAAGGTGACCACGCTGGGCCTGCCCTTTTATGCCGGATGGGGGCTCACCACCGACAAACGCACCGCACCGCCTTGGCGCTCGGCGCGGCCGGATCTGCTGGGCCTGGCCCATGCGGTGCTGATTGACTACCCGCGCTATTATGACCCGATCACCCAGCGCCCCTGCCCGCCCGAAGTGGTGGTGGAGCGGTTGATTTCGGGGCAACTGCCACGGCCCAGCCTGCGCAACCGCAGCCTGTCAAAGCTGCAGGGGCTCTTTGCCACCTACGCGCCGCTGTGGCGACGGGGCTAG
- the ribD gene encoding bifunctional diaminohydroxyphosphoribosylaminopyrimidine deaminase/5-amino-6-(5-phosphoribosylamino)uracil reductase RibD, with product MALALSLGRRGQGNCWPNPAVGCVLVREGRIVGRGWTQPGGRPHAEVMALTQAGDQARGATAYVTLEPCSHHGDTPPCAQALIDAGIARMVAAVGDSDPRVSGQGFEMLRQAGVEVQVGMLAEEAARDHAGFFYKTEQGRPLVTLKMASSFDGRIATGSGQSKWITGPEARRAVHAMRARHDAVMVGAGTARADDPSLTVRDLGIEHQPVRVVISRHLDLPLISQLATSAAEVPLWLCHGQGADIERKRAWEGLGARLLPCASRGVQLDPHDILQQLGHAGLTRVFCEGGSALAASLLAFDLVDELIGFTAGLGIGAEGLPSIGALGLHNLEAANRFSLMETSPVGADVMHRWRRAS from the coding sequence ATGGCTCTGGCGCTGTCGCTGGGGCGGCGTGGCCAGGGCAATTGCTGGCCCAACCCTGCGGTTGGCTGTGTTCTGGTGCGCGAGGGGCGCATTGTTGGCCGGGGCTGGACCCAACCCGGCGGGCGTCCCCATGCGGAGGTCATGGCGCTGACCCAGGCGGGCGATCAGGCCCGCGGCGCCACTGCTTATGTCACCCTGGAGCCCTGCTCCCATCACGGCGATACACCACCCTGTGCCCAAGCGCTGATTGATGCCGGAATTGCCCGGATGGTGGCTGCTGTTGGCGACAGCGATCCACGGGTCTCGGGGCAGGGCTTCGAAATGCTGCGCCAGGCAGGTGTCGAGGTTCAGGTTGGGATGCTGGCAGAAGAGGCCGCGCGCGATCACGCCGGATTTTTCTATAAAACAGAACAGGGCCGCCCACTGGTGACGCTCAAGATGGCCAGCAGTTTTGATGGCCGGATTGCCACCGGATCTGGCCAAAGCAAATGGATCACCGGACCAGAGGCGCGCCGCGCGGTGCACGCGATGCGGGCGCGCCATGATGCGGTCATGGTGGGGGCGGGCACGGCGCGGGCGGATGATCCCTCGTTGACGGTGCGCGACCTTGGCATCGAACATCAGCCGGTGCGGGTGGTGATCTCCCGCCACCTGGACCTCCCGCTGATCAGTCAGTTGGCCACCTCCGCTGCTGAGGTGCCGCTGTGGCTGTGCCATGGTCAGGGAGCTGATATAGAACGCAAACGGGCCTGGGAGGGTCTGGGCGCGCGCCTGTTGCCCTGTGCCAGTCGCGGTGTGCAGCTGGATCCCCATGATATCCTGCAGCAGCTGGGACATGCCGGGCTGACGCGGGTGTTCTGCGAAGGTGGCTCTGCGCTGGCGGCGTCGCTTCTGGCCTTTGATCTGGTGGATGAGCTAATCGGCTTTACCGCTGGTCTGGGCATTGGCGCTGAGGGACTGCCGTCGATCGGGGCCTTGGGGCTGCATAATCTGGAGGCTGCCAACCGGTTCAGCCTTATGGAAACCAGCCCGGTGGGCGCGGATGTGATGCACCGCTGGCGCCGGGCGAGCTAA